In a single window of the Lates calcarifer isolate ASB-BC8 linkage group LG1, TLL_Latcal_v3, whole genome shotgun sequence genome:
- the u2af1 gene encoding splicing factor U2AF 35 kDa subunit translates to MAEYLASIFGTEKDKVNCSFYFKIGACRHGDRCSRLHNKPTFSQTIALLNIYRNPQNSAQSADGLTCAISDMEMQEHYDEFFEEVFTEMEEKYGEVEEMNVCDNLGDHLVGNVYVKFRYEEDAEKAVIDLNNRWFNGQPIHAELSPVTDFREACCRQYEMGECTRGGFCNFMHLKPISRELRRELYGRRRKSRHRSRSRSRERRSRSRDRGRGGGRDHERRRSRDRERSGRF, encoded by the exons ATGGCAGAGTACCTGGCGTCCATTTTTGGGACAGAGAAAGATAA AGTCAactgctcattttattttaaaattggTGCCTGTCGACATGGAGACCGCTGCTCCAGATTACACAATAAGCCAACATTCAGCCAG acaATTGCCCTCCTGAACATTTACCGGAACCCTCAAAACAGTGCCCAGTCCGCCGATGGTCTGACCT GTGCCATCAGTGACATGGAGATGCAGGAGCACTATGACGAGTTTTTTGAG GAGGTCTTCacagagatggaagagaaaTACGGAGAAGTGGAGGAAATGAACGTATGTGACAACCTCGGGGACCACCTAGTAGGAAATGTGTATGTGAAG TTCCGTTATGAAGAGGACGCTGAGAAGGCTGTGATCGACCTGAATAATCGATGGTTTAATGGACAGCCCATCCATGCTGAGCTCTCTCCTGTCACAGACTTCAGAGAAGCCTGCTGTCGCCAGTATGAAATGGG GGAATGCACTCGTGGTGGCTTCTGTAACTTTATGCATCTGAAGCCCATCTCACGTGAACTAAGGAGAGAGCTGTATGGGCGCCGGAGGAAGAG CCGTCACAGGTCTCGGTCTCGATCGAGAGAGAGACGTTCTCGCTCCAGAGACAGAGGTCGAGGAGGTGGCCGTGACCACGAGAGACGTcgctccagagacagagagcgttCAGGACGCTTCTGA
- the cbsb gene encoding LOW QUALITY PROTEIN: cystathionine beta-synthase b (The sequence of the model RefSeq protein was modified relative to this genomic sequence to represent the inferred CDS: deleted 1 base in 1 codon) encodes MNRGVEVQDESDRGRGENYESELENREVTADQRKWIRPDLPSRCTWRLGAPLSESPHSHPERTKAPSILPNILWKIGHTPLVRLNKIPKEFGLKCDILAKCEFFNAGGSVKDRIALRMVEDAERAGILKPGDTIIEPTSGNTGIGLALTAAVKGYRCIITMPEKMSMEKVDVLRALGVEIVRTPTSAAFDTPESHIGTAWGLKNEIPNSHILDQYRNASNPLAHYDTTAEEILEQCDGKLDMLVAGAGTGGTLTGVARKLKERCPNVKIVGVDPEGSILVESKEKNEKKVSFEVEGIGYDFIPTVLDRSLVDMWYKSTDVETFTMSRKLIREEGLLCGGSSGSAVAAAVRMAQQLEEGQRCVVILADSVRNYMSKFLSDEWMCEKGFLSLEAQMDHEPWWWNLTVQSLHLSAPLTVSPSLSCQKTIEILREKAFDQAPVVNESGVILGMVTLGRILSFVSAGKAKPSEAVSNVLCKSFKQVHLTDSLGKLSHILKTDNFAPVVHDHIQYEADGSACQRQVVFGVVTAIDLLNYITTHERLDQSSSECSLSDDVSL; translated from the exons ATGAATCGAGGTGTCGAGGTTCAGGATGAATCAGACCGTGGCAGAGGGGAAAACTATGAGAGCGAGTTGGAGAACAGAGAAGTGACTGCTGATCAGAGGAAATGGATCCGCCCTGATTTGCCCAGCAGATGTACCTGGAGGCTGGGTGCACCTTTGTCAGAGTCACCTCATAGTCACCCAGAACG CACCAAGGCCCCCAGCATCCTCCCCAACATCCTCTGGAAAATTGGACACACACCTCTGGTTCGTTTGAACAAAATCCCAAAGGAGTTTGGACTCAAGTGTGACATCT TGGCCaagtgtgagttcttcaacGCTGGAGGAAGTGTGAAAGACAGGATCGCCCTGCGGATGGTGGAGGACGCCGAGAGAGCTGGGATCCTCAAACCAGGAGACACGATCATT GAGCCCACGTCTGGAAACACAG GTATTGGCCTCGCCCTCACGGCTGCAGTGAAAGGCTATCGCTGCATTATCACCATGCCCGAGAAGATGAGCATGGAAAAG GTGGATGTGTTGAGAGCTCTCGGGGTAGAGATTGTGCGTACACCTACATCTGCAGCTTTTGATACACCAGAGTCCCATATAGGTACCGCCTGGGGTCTAAAGAATGAGATCCCCAACTCGCACATCCTTGACCAGTACCGAAATGCCAGCAACCCCCTGGCTCACTACGATACCACAGCTGAGGAGATACTGGAGCAGTGTGATG GTAAACTGGACATGTTGGTGGCTGGAGCTGGCACAGGCGGTACACTCACAGGTGTTGCTCGCAAGCTGAAGGAGAGATGTCCCAATGTCAAG ataGTTGGTGTGGACCCTGAGGGATCCATTCTGGTTGAATCaaaagagaagaatgaaaagaagGTTTCATTTGAAGTGGAGGGCATTGGATACGACTTCATCCCTACAGTTCTGGACAGATCT CTTGTCGACATGTGGTATAAGTCAACCGATGTGGAGACGTTCACCATGTCACGCAAGCTGATCAGAGAGGAGGGTCTTTTGTGTG gCGGCAGCTCCGGCTCAGCcgtggcagcagcagtgaggatgGCTCAGCAGCTTGAGGAGGGACAGCGCTGTGTGGTCATTCTGGCCGACTCTGTCCGCAACTACAT GTCAAAGTTCCTGAGTGATGAGTGGATGTGTGAGAAGGGCTTCCTCAGCCTGGAGGCACAGATGGACCATGAACCCTg GTGGTGGAACCTGACTGTCCAGAGTTTACACCTGTCTGCCCCCCTCACCGTCTCGCCATCTCTGTCCTGCCAGAAAACTATTGAGATCCTTAGGGAGAAAGCATTCGATCAGGCTCCAGTCGTCAATGAGTCAGG tgtgatCCTGGGGATGGTGACTCTGGGAAGGATTCTGTCCTTTGTGTCAGCTGGGAAGGCCAAACCCTCTGAGGCTGTCAGTAATGTGCTCTGCAAGAGTTTCAAACAG GTGCACTTGACAGACAGCTTGGGGAAGTTGTCCCATATCCTTAAAACCGACAACTTTGCCCCAGTGGTGCATGATCACATCCAGT ATGAGGCTGATGGGTCAGCTTGCCAGAGGCAGGTGGTGTTTGGCGTTGTGACAGCGATCGACCTCCTCAACTACATCACCACGCACGAGAGGCTGGATCAATCGTCGTCTGAATGCTCGCTCTCTGATGACGTGTCCCTgtga